A window from Candidatus Methylomirabilota bacterium encodes these proteins:
- the cmk gene encoding (d)CMP kinase translates to MITIDGPAGAGKTTAARALARRLGYRLVDTGAMYRALAWSVLREGDLAAEDTPKLRRHLESVEIEIRDGRVHVNGRDVTEEIRTRAIDRMTSDLTTLEPVRAKITPIQRRLAAAGDVILEGRDTGTVVCPDADVKFYLDADLEERARRRQAEFRARGVTVDLAVARAEIGARDIQDQTRRIAPLRKAEGAKEIDTTNRTIDDVVDEMVRFIEQRCCTRS, encoded by the coding sequence GTGATCACGATCGACGGGCCGGCGGGCGCGGGGAAGACGACAGCCGCCCGCGCCCTGGCCCGGCGATTGGGATACCGGCTCGTCGATACCGGTGCGATGTACCGGGCCCTGGCCTGGAGCGTGCTCCGGGAGGGGGACCTTGCTGCCGAGGACACCCCCAAGCTCCGTCGGCACCTGGAGTCGGTCGAGATCGAAATCCGGGATGGGCGAGTCCACGTGAACGGCCGCGACGTGACGGAGGAGATCCGCACCCGGGCCATCGACCGAATGACCTCGGACCTCACGACGCTCGAGCCGGTCCGCGCCAAGATCACTCCAATCCAGCGTCGTCTGGCTGCGGCGGGGGACGTCATCCTCGAGGGACGTGACACGGGGACGGTTGTCTGCCCTGACGCGGACGTGAAGTTCTATCTCGACGCCGACCTGGAGGAGAGGGCCCGTCGACGCCAGGCCGAGTTCCGTGCCCGGGGTGTCACTGTCGACCTGGCGGTGGCCCGTGCCGAAATCGGTGCCCGCGACATCCAGGACCAAACCCGAAGGATCGCGCCACTCCGCAAGGCCGAAGGCGCGAAGGAAATCGACACGACCAACCGGACCATCGACGATGTTGTCGATGAGATGGTCAGGTTCATCGAGCAGCGATGCTGTACCCGGTCGTGA
- a CDS encoding 30S ribosomal protein S1, with translation MEKGEPRKSLGGQRKEATPDAAEDRMEDWYGATGITEFEEGEVVRGRVVHVGTSEVLVDVGYKSEGAIPIEEFHRAGGTLPKVGDELDVYLEAKEDAEGLIVLSKEKADKIKVWDAISHAYDKGSPVDGRVVEVVKGGLAVDVGVKAFLPGSQVDLRPVKNLASMVGQTIRAKVIKLNRRRGNVVLSRRAVLEEEREEKKKHTLEVLHEGMALTGTVKNITDYGAFIDLGGIDGLLHVTDMSWGRVGHPSEIFQVGDQVEVVVLHFDRETGRVSLGYKQKSSDPWENVEKRYAVGTKARGRVVSLTNYGAFIELEPGVEGLVHVSEMSWTRRVRHPSKLVNVGDDVDVVVLDVNRAAKRISLGMKQVEPDPWQTIEERYKPGMRVTGRVRNLTDFGAFIELEPGVDGLLHISDMSWTRSVGHASELLKKGQEIETQILNVDRENKRISLGFKQIQPDPWSTVAQRYPMGSRVTGKVVRLTDFGAFVELEPGVDGLLHISQMANRPISRPDEIVNAGDELTLLVIRVDPNERRIGLSLKELAHAVDLGREGEERGQTRRGKRGKPRNEYDYDDEE, from the coding sequence ATGGAGAAGGGTGAACCACGCAAAAGCCTCGGCGGCCAGCGAAAGGAGGCGACCCCAGACGCGGCCGAGGACCGGATGGAAGATTGGTACGGCGCCACCGGGATCACCGAGTTCGAGGAGGGCGAGGTGGTCCGTGGCCGGGTCGTGCACGTCGGCACCAGCGAAGTGCTGGTCGACGTCGGCTACAAGAGCGAGGGGGCCATCCCCATCGAGGAGTTCCACCGCGCGGGGGGGACGCTGCCCAAGGTCGGCGACGAGCTGGACGTCTACCTCGAGGCGAAGGAGGACGCCGAAGGGCTGATCGTCCTCTCCAAGGAGAAGGCCGACAAGATCAAGGTCTGGGACGCCATCTCCCACGCCTACGACAAGGGCAGCCCGGTCGACGGGCGCGTCGTCGAGGTCGTCAAGGGCGGGCTGGCGGTGGACGTCGGGGTCAAGGCGTTCCTGCCTGGCTCCCAGGTCGATCTGCGTCCGGTGAAGAACCTCGCCTCCATGGTCGGCCAGACCATCCGGGCCAAGGTCATCAAGCTCAATCGCCGGCGCGGCAACGTCGTCCTCTCCCGGCGGGCGGTGCTGGAGGAGGAGCGCGAGGAGAAGAAGAAGCACACGCTCGAGGTGCTCCACGAGGGCATGGCGCTGACGGGCACGGTGAAGAACATCACCGACTACGGCGCCTTCATCGACCTCGGGGGCATCGACGGCCTCCTGCACGTCACCGACATGAGCTGGGGCCGCGTGGGCCATCCCTCCGAGATCTTCCAGGTGGGCGACCAGGTCGAGGTGGTGGTGCTGCACTTCGACCGCGAGACGGGCCGCGTCTCGCTCGGCTACAAGCAGAAGTCCTCGGACCCCTGGGAGAACGTGGAGAAGAGGTACGCGGTGGGCACCAAGGCGCGCGGGCGGGTGGTGAGCCTCACCAACTACGGCGCGTTCATCGAGCTGGAGCCGGGCGTGGAGGGGCTCGTGCACGTCTCGGAGATGTCGTGGACGCGGCGGGTGCGCCATCCGTCGAAGCTCGTCAACGTGGGCGACGATGTGGACGTGGTCGTGCTCGACGTCAACCGGGCGGCCAAGCGGATCTCGCTGGGCATGAAGCAGGTCGAGCCCGATCCCTGGCAGACGATCGAGGAGCGCTACAAGCCGGGCATGCGGGTGACGGGGCGGGTGCGCAACCTCACCGACTTCGGCGCCTTCATCGAGCTGGAGCCGGGCGTGGACGGCCTCCTGCACATCTCCGACATGTCGTGGACGCGGTCGGTCGGGCACGCCTCGGAGCTCCTCAAGAAGGGCCAGGAGATCGAGACGCAGATCCTCAACGTCGACCGCGAGAACAAGCGGATCTCGCTGGGGTTCAAGCAGATCCAGCCGGACCCCTGGAGCACGGTAGCCCAGCGCTACCCGATGGGCTCGCGGGTGACGGGCAAGGTGGTCCGGCTCACCGACTTCGGCGCCTTCGTGGAGCTGGAGCCGGGCGTGGACGGGCTGCTGCACATCTCGCAGATGGCCAACCGGCCGATCAGCCGCCCGGACGAGATCGTCAACGCCGGCGACGAGCTGACGCTGCTGGTCATCCGCGTCGATCCCAACGAGCGGCGCATCGGGCTCAGCCTCAAGGAGCTGGCCCACGCCGTGGACCTCGGTCGCGAGGGGGAGGAGCGCGGGCAGACCCGGCGCGGCAAGCGCGGCAAGCCTCGCAATGAGTACGACTATGACGACGAGGAGTAG
- a CDS encoding prephenate dehydrogenase/arogenate dehydrogenase family protein: protein MIQRLAVVGVGLLGGSVAKAARAQGLAREIVGIGRDGRRLEPALRDGVLDRATTDLTAGVVGADFVVLAAPVASIERLLGEVWRAALADALLTDVGSTKGGIVRAAQRLAAGRPLHFVGSHPMAGSELSGYGMARADLFRGATVIVTPSESSAPAAVKGVTAFWEGLGAGRVLTLDPDAHDRAVAAISHLPHLVACALVDGVARFDPAAFEVAARSFRDTTRIAASDPEVWEEIFLANRDALGTTIREFLRALAELSKLIDAGDAAGLREALARIKAQREALP from the coding sequence GTGATTCAGCGGCTCGCCGTCGTCGGCGTGGGGCTCCTGGGCGGCTCGGTCGCCAAGGCGGCCCGCGCGCAGGGCCTGGCCCGGGAGATCGTCGGCATCGGACGCGACGGGCGCCGGCTCGAGCCGGCTCTCCGCGACGGCGTCCTTGACCGCGCGACCACCGACCTCACGGCGGGCGTCGTCGGCGCCGACTTCGTCGTCCTGGCGGCCCCGGTGGCGTCCATCGAGCGCCTGCTGGGGGAGGTGTGGCGCGCGGCCCTGGCCGATGCCCTCCTCACCGACGTCGGCTCCACGAAGGGCGGGATCGTGCGGGCCGCGCAGCGGCTCGCCGCCGGGCGTCCGCTGCACTTCGTCGGCAGCCACCCGATGGCCGGCTCGGAACTGAGCGGCTACGGAATGGCCCGGGCCGATCTCTTCCGCGGCGCTACGGTCATCGTCACGCCGAGCGAGAGCAGCGCGCCGGCGGCGGTGAAGGGGGTCACGGCCTTCTGGGAAGGGCTCGGCGCGGGACGGGTTCTGACGCTCGATCCCGACGCCCACGACCGCGCGGTGGCCGCGATCAGCCACCTGCCGCACCTCGTCGCCTGCGCCCTCGTCGACGGCGTCGCGCGCTTCGATCCGGCGGCGTTCGAGGTGGCCGCGCGAAGCTTCCGCGACACCACCCGCATCGCCGCCTCCGACCCCGAGGTGTGGGAGGAAATCTTCCTCGCCAATCGCGACGCGCTCGGCACCACCATCCGGGAGTTCCTCCGCGCGCTCGCCGAGCTGTCGAAGCTGATCGACGCCGGCGACGCCGCCGGGCTCCGGGAGGCCCTGGCGCGGATCAAGGCTCAGCGCGAGGCGCTGCCGTGA
- the aroA gene encoding 3-phosphoshikimate 1-carboxyvinyltransferase: protein MRLRIHPVSRLRGQVEVPGDKSISHRAALLGALAEGVTEIRGYLEAEDCLRTIAAVEALGVDVTRKGPGEYRIAGTGLRGLGEPSNVIDCGNSGTTARLLLGALAGQPFWTFLTGDESLRRRPMGRVAEPLRRMGATIVGRAEGGRLPLAIRGVDRPTALAYELPIASAQVKSAILLAGLYADGSVAVTEPAQSRDHSERMLRQFGARLETRGLSTTMSPGALMGTTVIVPGDISSAAFLLVAGLIVADARVTVAGVGLNPTRAGLLEALGAMGAHLEIAPTERGGVGEPSGAITAAGRELAGTTVAGALVPRLIDEIPALAVAALVARGRTEIRDAAELRVKESDRVAALARELGAMGARIAERPDGLLIEGGARLRGARVASGGDHRIAMALAVAGLVADGETVIEDTACIATSFPQFADLLNGLAGEPAVTMEP, encoded by the coding sequence GTGAGGCTCCGGATCCATCCGGTGAGCCGGCTGCGCGGCCAGGTCGAGGTGCCGGGGGACAAGTCGATTTCGCATCGGGCGGCGCTGTTGGGCGCGCTGGCCGAGGGCGTGACGGAGATCCGCGGCTATCTCGAGGCCGAAGATTGTCTGCGGACGATCGCAGCCGTCGAGGCGCTGGGCGTGGATGTCACCCGCAAGGGGCCCGGCGAGTACCGCATCGCGGGCACCGGGCTGCGGGGGCTCGGCGAGCCGTCGAACGTCATCGACTGCGGCAATTCCGGCACCACGGCGCGGCTGCTCCTGGGCGCGTTGGCGGGCCAGCCGTTCTGGACGTTCCTCACCGGCGACGAATCGCTCAGGCGGCGCCCCATGGGGCGTGTCGCCGAGCCCCTCCGGCGCATGGGAGCCACGATCGTCGGGCGCGCGGAAGGCGGTCGCCTCCCGTTGGCCATTCGGGGCGTGGACAGACCGACGGCCCTCGCCTACGAGCTGCCGATCGCGTCGGCCCAGGTGAAGTCCGCGATCCTGCTGGCCGGCCTCTACGCCGACGGGTCGGTGGCGGTGACCGAGCCAGCGCAGTCGCGCGATCACTCGGAGCGAATGCTGCGACAGTTCGGGGCGCGGCTCGAGACGCGGGGCCTCTCGACGACGATGAGCCCCGGCGCCCTGATGGGAACGACGGTGATCGTGCCCGGCGACATTTCATCGGCTGCATTCCTCCTGGTGGCCGGGCTGATCGTCGCCGATGCGCGGGTCACCGTCGCCGGCGTAGGGCTGAACCCCACGCGGGCGGGCCTGCTGGAGGCGCTCGGCGCCATGGGCGCGCACCTGGAGATCGCGCCGACGGAGCGCGGAGGCGTGGGGGAGCCCAGCGGCGCGATCACCGCCGCCGGCCGCGAACTCGCGGGGACGACGGTCGCCGGAGCCCTGGTGCCCAGGCTCATCGACGAGATTCCGGCGCTGGCGGTGGCGGCGCTCGTCGCGCGGGGCCGGACCGAGATCCGCGACGCCGCCGAGCTGCGCGTGAAGGAGTCCGACCGCGTCGCCGCGCTGGCGCGGGAGCTGGGGGCCATGGGGGCGCGGATCGCCGAGCGGCCGGACGGGCTCCTCATCGAGGGCGGCGCTCGCCTGCGCGGGGCCCGCGTCGCCAGCGGCGGCGATCACCGTATCGCGATGGCCCTGGCCGTGGCCGGCCTTGTCGCTGACGGCGAGACGGTGATCGAGGACACCGCCTGCATCGCCACCTCGTTCCCCCAATTCGCCGACCTGCTCAACGGGCTGGCCGGCGAGCCGGCCGTCACCATGGAGCCATGA
- a CDS encoding lysophospholipid acyltransferase family protein, translated as MLYPVVRALAVALMRVFWRLEVRGREHVPGSGPVLLVANHSSVLDPPLVAGLAPRRVSFMAKAELFDVPLLGGLIRRLGAWPVRREGSDPGALRTALRVLQEGGALLVFPEGTRGEEGVLRPPKLGAGMLATLSGAPVVPVYVRGSGRAWSRGRLPHPGRITVAFGPTLQFGAGNGAGRKDSYEAASREMMAAIARLKDQAAGEAGVRAPSTSPHHI; from the coding sequence ATGCTGTACCCGGTCGTGAGAGCGCTCGCGGTCGCGCTGATGCGGGTCTTCTGGAGGCTGGAGGTTCGTGGCCGGGAGCACGTGCCCGGGAGCGGGCCCGTCCTGCTGGTCGCCAACCACTCCAGCGTCCTGGACCCGCCGCTGGTCGCGGGCCTGGCGCCGCGCCGGGTGTCGTTCATGGCCAAGGCCGAGCTGTTCGACGTCCCGCTGTTGGGAGGGCTCATTCGCAGGCTGGGGGCGTGGCCGGTGCGCCGGGAGGGGAGCGATCCGGGAGCCCTGCGGACGGCGCTGCGCGTGCTCCAGGAAGGCGGTGCGCTCCTCGTGTTCCCGGAGGGCACGCGGGGCGAGGAGGGCGTGCTGCGTCCCCCGAAGCTCGGCGCCGGCATGCTCGCCACCTTGAGCGGCGCGCCGGTGGTGCCCGTCTACGTGCGGGGCAGCGGGCGCGCGTGGTCGCGCGGGCGGCTGCCGCACCCGGGCAGGATCACCGTGGCGTTCGGGCCGACGTTGCAGTTCGGCGCCGGCAACGGTGCCGGCAGAAAAGACTCCTACGAGGCCGCCAGTCGGGAGATGATGGCGGCGATCGCGCGCCTCAAGGATCAAGCAGCCGGCGAGGCGGGTGTGAGAGCACCCTCGACCTCGCCCCATCATATCTAG